In one window of Pseudomonas putida DNA:
- a CDS encoding urea transporter, whose translation MYTKNFINPCPDWATALLNGFSQVLLLRDPLCGLCCLLAILLTAPDLVGGALLGALAGLLTAQRRGYARADRQAGLYSYNGVLIGLLISALVPWSAIVPALILAAGGLSSIITHQWRKRGGPLLLAYTAPFVLLGWIMLLIIEPGVSGQAEASHVHGVLRGVGQVFLLDAPLAGLLIVAGMFFAHPRAACWALIGSAIGGGAALLADQAAAAWMGLYGFNTALAALAFSRQGERPWVPLLAIALALLLQALSSLWPLPALTAPFVLACWLMHLGGHLVQQARQRSAQRLHG comes from the coding sequence ATGTACACCAAGAATTTCATCAACCCGTGCCCCGACTGGGCCACGGCGCTGCTCAACGGCTTCAGCCAGGTGCTGCTGCTGCGCGATCCCCTGTGCGGCCTGTGCTGCCTGCTGGCCATCCTCCTCACCGCCCCGGACCTGGTCGGCGGCGCGCTGCTCGGCGCCCTCGCCGGCCTGCTCACGGCGCAGCGCCGCGGCTATGCCCGCGCTGATCGCCAGGCCGGCCTTTACAGCTACAACGGTGTGCTGATCGGCCTGCTGATCAGTGCGCTGGTGCCTTGGTCGGCGATCGTGCCTGCGCTGATCCTTGCTGCCGGCGGCCTGTCGAGCATCATCACCCACCAGTGGCGCAAGCGCGGCGGCCCTCTGCTGTTGGCCTACACTGCGCCTTTCGTGCTGCTGGGCTGGATCATGCTGCTGATCATCGAGCCCGGCGTCAGCGGCCAGGCCGAAGCCAGCCACGTGCACGGGGTACTGCGTGGGGTCGGCCAGGTGTTTCTGCTCGATGCACCGTTGGCGGGCCTGCTGATCGTCGCCGGCATGTTCTTCGCCCATCCTCGTGCTGCGTGCTGGGCCCTGATCGGCTCAGCCATCGGTGGCGGTGCGGCCTTGCTCGCTGACCAGGCAGCTGCGGCCTGGATGGGCTTGTATGGTTTCAACACCGCACTGGCCGCACTGGCCTTCAGCCGCCAGGGCGAACGCCCCTGGGTCCCGCTGCTGGCCATCGCCCTGGCCCTGCTGCTGCAGGCGCTGTCCAGTCTGTGGCCGCTGCCGGCGCTCACCGCGCCCTTCGTCCTCGCTTGCTGGTTGATGCATCTGGGCGGCCACCTCGTCCAGCAAGCCCGACAGCGCAGCGCGCAGCGCTTGCACGGCTGA
- the recR gene encoding recombination mediator RecR — translation MSFSPLIRQLIDALRVLPGVGQKTAQRMALQLLERDRSGGARLAQALSQAMEGVGHCRQCRTLTEQELCPQCADPRRDDTQLCVVEGPMDVYAVEQTGYRGRYFVLKGHLSPLDGLGPEAIGIPQLMARIEEQGTFSEVILATNPTVEGEATAHYIAQLLAEKGLTASRIAHGVPLGGELELVDGGTLAHAFAGRRPISL, via the coding sequence ATGAGCTTCAGTCCCCTGATCCGCCAACTGATCGATGCCCTGCGTGTGCTCCCGGGTGTCGGCCAGAAAACCGCCCAGCGCATGGCCCTGCAGTTGCTCGAGCGCGACCGCAGCGGAGGCGCGCGCCTGGCACAGGCCCTGAGCCAGGCCATGGAAGGTGTTGGCCATTGCCGCCAGTGCCGCACCCTGACCGAGCAGGAGCTGTGCCCGCAGTGTGCCGATCCACGCCGCGACGACACGCAACTGTGCGTGGTGGAAGGGCCGATGGATGTGTATGCGGTAGAGCAGACCGGCTACCGTGGCCGTTACTTCGTGCTCAAGGGGCACCTGTCGCCGCTCGACGGCCTGGGCCCCGAAGCGATCGGTATTCCACAACTGATGGCGCGGATCGAGGAGCAGGGCACCTTCAGCGAGGTGATCCTGGCGACCAACCCCACGGTGGAAGGTGAGGCGACGGCGCATTACATCGCCCAGTTGCTGGCCGAGAAGGGCCTGACTGCCTCGCGTATCGCCCATGGCGTACCGCTGGGTGGGGAGTTGGAGCTGGTGGACGGTGGCACGCTTGCGCATGCCTTTGCCGGGCGCCGTCCTATCTCGCTGTAA
- a CDS encoding N-acetylmuramidase family protein, with amino-acid sequence MKSLQGLPSLISASVGTPGKARNLPADVQCIQYLFNLLIPRLGFPLPENGRCDGQLVQRISQYQFRHLKYAHPDGVVDPNGRTFNSLVEEAVRVPVKLIPALRLPTFINVFANNVDAQVQATVNHYLDRMRAVIEAERRNRQMVLQVTCDGGMTLSDSDFQNAATQLGNGISANLIKAFATVESGGRSGFGPAKLPVIAFEGHHFQRYTKHKYDQTHPLLSYKYKKKAGPQWQANNKDQAKAWETMATAFGLDQEAALKSASWGMFQIMGFNFADCGHANVFEFVAAMKLNAGQQLKAFLGFCSKNPSFIKAAKNKDYAGMAASYNGKDYGDYDVRIKKAYEALEGKK; translated from the coding sequence ATGAAAAGCCTGCAAGGTTTGCCCAGTCTTATCAGCGCTTCGGTAGGCACGCCCGGTAAAGCCCGAAACTTGCCCGCCGATGTTCAGTGCATCCAGTACCTGTTCAACCTACTCATCCCGCGGCTCGGTTTTCCATTGCCCGAGAATGGCCGTTGCGACGGGCAGCTGGTGCAGCGCATCAGTCAGTACCAGTTCCGTCACCTGAAGTACGCGCATCCCGATGGGGTCGTCGATCCGAATGGGCGCACCTTCAACAGCCTGGTCGAGGAGGCTGTTCGAGTGCCGGTCAAGTTGATTCCAGCACTGCGCCTGCCCACCTTCATCAATGTCTTCGCCAATAATGTCGACGCCCAGGTGCAGGCCACGGTCAATCATTATCTGGACCGGATGCGCGCGGTGATCGAAGCCGAGCGGCGCAATCGGCAGATGGTGCTGCAGGTCACCTGCGATGGCGGCATGACGCTCAGCGACAGCGACTTCCAGAACGCCGCCACTCAGTTGGGCAACGGCATTTCAGCCAACCTGATCAAGGCATTTGCCACGGTGGAGTCGGGTGGCCGTTCGGGTTTCGGGCCGGCCAAGCTGCCGGTGATTGCCTTCGAGGGGCATCACTTCCAGCGCTATACCAAGCACAAGTACGACCAGACTCATCCGCTGCTCTCGTACAAGTACAAGAAGAAAGCCGGCCCGCAGTGGCAAGCCAACAACAAGGACCAGGCCAAGGCCTGGGAAACCATGGCCACGGCATTCGGGCTGGATCAGGAGGCGGCATTGAAATCTGCTTCCTGGGGCATGTTCCAGATCATGGGCTTCAACTTCGCCGATTGCGGGCATGCCAATGTGTTTGAATTCGTCGCGGCCATGAAACTCAATGCCGGGCAGCAACTCAAGGCCTTCCTCGGTTTCTGCAGCAAGAACCCGTCGTTTATCAAGGCTGCGAAGAACAAGGACTACGCCGGCATGGCCGCCAGTTACAACGGCAAGGATTATGGTGACTATGACGTGCGTATCAAGAAGGCCTACGAAGCACTTGAAGGGAAGAAGTGA
- a CDS encoding substrate-binding periplasmic protein — translation MRRLLAILLLWSSSGLAEQPVLRFSVAESWSMPLMRTEGDVPVDGILFDLIQALAREAGVRPQYHVMARLRLEQAMAAGDIDVRCYVASNWLNERPGEFIWSVPLIHQRDLLVGRAGDGLPGGLAQLPAQPIGTVLGYTYPTLDPMFAQRLLTREDSRNQDLALQKLQASRYRYAVSNQLSLQWFNRQQPREQRLRPLALLEEQDLGCMVRNDPAIPAQQVLRALVRLKQSGEIDRIIERYTQVQGALSADQ, via the coding sequence GTGCGGCGACTTCTCGCCATCCTGTTGCTATGGAGCTCAAGCGGCCTTGCCGAGCAGCCGGTGCTGCGCTTTTCCGTCGCGGAGAGCTGGAGCATGCCGTTGATGCGCACCGAGGGCGACGTGCCGGTCGACGGCATTCTCTTCGACCTGATCCAGGCCCTGGCCCGCGAAGCTGGGGTACGCCCGCAATACCACGTGATGGCGCGCCTGCGCCTGGAGCAGGCCATGGCCGCTGGCGACATCGACGTGCGCTGCTACGTGGCCAGCAACTGGCTCAACGAACGGCCCGGTGAGTTCATCTGGAGCGTGCCGCTGATCCACCAACGCGACCTGCTGGTCGGGCGTGCTGGCGATGGGCTGCCCGGCGGCCTGGCGCAACTGCCCGCACAACCCATCGGTACAGTACTGGGCTACACCTACCCGACCCTGGACCCGATGTTCGCGCAGCGTCTGCTGACGCGGGAAGACAGCCGCAACCAGGACCTGGCCCTGCAGAAACTGCAAGCCAGCCGTTATCGTTATGCGGTGAGCAACCAATTGTCGCTGCAATGGTTCAACCGCCAGCAACCCCGGGAGCAGCGCCTGCGCCCGCTGGCCCTGCTGGAAGAGCAGGACCTGGGCTGCATGGTGCGCAACGACCCGGCCATTCCCGCTCAGCAGGTGCTGCGGGCCTTGGTGCGCCTGAAGCAGTCCGGCGAGATCGATCGGATCATCGAGCGCTACACCCAGGTGCAAGGGGCGCTGTCGGCCGATCAGTAG
- a CDS encoding sulfate ABC transporter substrate-binding protein — protein MKKLFSASLLAAGLALGNLAQAAPTLLNVSYDVMRDFYKDYNPAFQKHWEEEHKEKVVVQMSFGGSSKQARAVIDGLPADVITMNMATDINALVDNGKLVPDNWVTRLPNNSAPFTSATVFIVRKGNPKALKDWPDLLKDGVQVIVPNPKTSGNGRYTYLSAWGYVLKQGGDEAKARDFVGKLFKQAPVLDTGGRAATTTFMTNQIGDVLVTFENEAEMIAREFGRDQFEVVYPSVSAEAEPPVSVVDKVVDKKQTRAVAEEYLKYLWSPAAQEIAAQNYLRPRDATVLAKYTDRFPKVDFLSVEKTFGDWRTVQKTHFNDGGVFDQIYTNK, from the coding sequence GTGAAAAAACTCTTCAGCGCCTCGCTGCTCGCCGCAGGCCTGGCCCTCGGCAACCTGGCCCAGGCCGCGCCGACCCTGCTGAACGTCTCGTACGATGTGATGCGCGACTTCTACAAGGACTACAACCCGGCGTTCCAGAAGCATTGGGAAGAAGAGCACAAGGAAAAGGTCGTTGTGCAGATGTCCTTCGGCGGCTCGAGCAAGCAGGCGCGTGCCGTGATCGATGGCCTGCCGGCCGATGTCATCACCATGAACATGGCCACCGACATCAATGCCCTGGTCGACAACGGCAAGCTGGTGCCGGACAACTGGGTTACCCGCCTGCCGAACAACAGCGCGCCGTTCACCTCGGCCACCGTGTTCATCGTGCGCAAGGGCAACCCGAAGGCGCTGAAAGACTGGCCGGATCTGCTCAAGGATGGCGTGCAGGTGATCGTGCCCAACCCCAAGACCTCGGGTAACGGCCGCTACACCTACCTCTCGGCCTGGGGCTACGTACTCAAGCAAGGCGGCGACGAAGCCAAGGCCCGTGATTTCGTCGGCAAGCTGTTCAAGCAGGCACCGGTGCTCGACACTGGCGGTCGCGCTGCCACCACGACCTTCATGACCAACCAGATCGGCGACGTACTGGTCACCTTCGAGAACGAAGCCGAGATGATCGCCCGCGAGTTCGGTCGTGATCAGTTCGAGGTGGTCTATCCGAGCGTGTCGGCAGAAGCCGAGCCACCAGTGAGCGTGGTCGACAAGGTGGTCGACAAGAAACAGACCCGCGCCGTGGCCGAGGAATACCTCAAGTACCTGTGGTCGCCGGCGGCCCAGGAAATCGCCGCGCAAAACTACCTGCGCCCGCGTGATGCCACCGTCCTGGCCAAGTACACCGACCGCTTCCCGAAAGTCGATTTCCTCTCGGTGGAGAAGACCTTCGGTGACTGGCGCACCGTGCAGAAGACCCACTTCAACGACGGCGGCGTGTTCGACCAGATCTACACCAACAAGTAA
- the dnaX gene encoding DNA polymerase III subunit gamma/tau, whose translation MSYQVLARKWRPRSFREMVGQTHVLKALINALDNQRLHHAYLFTGTRGVGKTTIARIIAKCLNCETGITSTPCGTCSVCREIDEGRFVDLIEIDAASRTKVEDTRELLDNVQYAPSRGRFKVYLIDEVHMLSTHSFNALLKTLEEPPPYVKFILATTDPQKLPATILSRCLQFSLKNMSPERVVEHLTHVLGAENVPFEEDALWLLGRAADGSMRDAMSLTDQAIAFGEGKVLAADVRAMLGTLDHGQVYGVLQALLEGDARALLEAVRALAEQGPDWNGVLSEMLNVLHRVAIAQALPEAVDNGQGDRDKVLALAAALPAEDVQFYYQMGLIGRRDLPLAPDPRGGFEMVLLRMLAFRPADTDDAPKPVLKPVGISQATADPARPVATATVVAEPSVVAAAPEPVAPPAPVVDQAPAAEPVAAAASAVAPEAVPAIEPEPVHAVAGPETVVDLPWEEPSPTVAPSAPVIPAVVAQPPDDQPDYDEPPFDPSAYASVGMERDDDGADDDYYVPQADPTGFSYLDELAEHIQEDAPAAAPEPLPAAQPATGLALQWLELFPQLPVSGMTGNIAANCTLISADGDDWLLHLDPGQGALFNSTQQRRLNEALNQHLGRTLRLQIELIRPEQETPAQAAARKRAERQHDAELSIEQDPLIQQMIKQFGARVRHDTIEPVDAALATPGQ comes from the coding sequence ATGAGTTATCAGGTTCTTGCACGTAAATGGCGCCCGCGCTCGTTCCGCGAGATGGTAGGCCAGACCCATGTGCTCAAGGCATTGATCAACGCCCTGGACAACCAGCGACTGCATCACGCCTACCTGTTCACCGGCACCCGAGGGGTCGGCAAGACCACCATCGCGCGGATCATCGCCAAGTGCCTGAACTGCGAAACCGGTATCACCTCCACACCTTGCGGCACCTGTTCGGTATGCCGGGAAATCGATGAAGGCCGCTTCGTCGACCTGATCGAGATCGACGCCGCCAGCCGCACCAAGGTCGAAGACACCCGCGAACTGCTCGACAACGTGCAGTACGCGCCCAGCCGCGGACGCTTCAAGGTCTACCTGATCGACGAAGTGCACATGCTGTCCACCCACTCCTTCAACGCCTTGCTCAAGACGCTGGAAGAGCCGCCACCCTACGTCAAATTCATCCTCGCCACCACCGATCCGCAGAAGTTGCCGGCAACCATTCTTTCGCGCTGCCTGCAGTTCTCGCTGAAGAACATGAGCCCGGAGCGGGTGGTCGAGCACCTTACCCACGTGCTCGGCGCCGAAAACGTGCCATTCGAGGAAGATGCCCTGTGGCTGCTGGGCCGCGCCGCCGACGGCTCGATGCGCGATGCCATGAGCCTGACCGACCAGGCCATCGCCTTCGGCGAGGGCAAGGTACTGGCCGCCGATGTGCGGGCGATGCTCGGCACGCTCGATCATGGCCAGGTGTACGGTGTGCTGCAGGCCTTGCTCGAAGGTGACGCCCGGGCGCTGCTCGAGGCGGTGCGCGCCCTGGCCGAGCAGGGGCCTGACTGGAATGGCGTATTGTCCGAGATGCTCAATGTGCTGCACCGGGTCGCCATCGCCCAGGCCTTGCCGGAGGCGGTGGACAACGGCCAGGGCGATCGCGACAAGGTGCTCGCGCTGGCGGCTGCGTTGCCGGCCGAGGATGTACAGTTCTACTACCAGATGGGCCTGATCGGTCGGCGCGACCTGCCGCTGGCGCCGGATCCGCGGGGCGGCTTCGAGATGGTCCTGCTGCGCATGCTCGCCTTCCGTCCGGCCGACACCGATGACGCGCCGAAACCTGTGCTAAAGCCGGTGGGGATCAGCCAGGCCACAGCTGATCCAGCCAGACCGGTGGCAACTGCGACCGTGGTTGCCGAGCCCTCCGTGGTTGCCGCTGCGCCTGAGCCTGTTGCGCCGCCCGCACCTGTGGTCGATCAAGCACCCGCCGCCGAGCCGGTAGCTGCTGCTGCGTCCGCCGTGGCTCCGGAAGCGGTGCCTGCGATCGAGCCCGAGCCCGTGCACGCCGTTGCGGGGCCAGAGACAGTCGTCGATCTGCCGTGGGAAGAGCCCTCCCCAACAGTCGCGCCCTCGGCGCCGGTCATCCCGGCCGTCGTCGCGCAGCCGCCTGACGATCAGCCGGACTACGACGAACCGCCCTTCGATCCGTCGGCGTATGCGTCGGTCGGCATGGAGCGCGACGACGACGGTGCGGATGACGATTACTACGTGCCGCAAGCCGATCCGACAGGTTTCAGCTACCTGGACGAGCTCGCCGAGCATATCCAGGAGGACGCGCCTGCGGCGGCGCCCGAGCCTCTGCCTGCGGCGCAGCCGGCCACGGGCCTGGCCCTGCAATGGCTGGAATTATTCCCACAGTTGCCTGTCTCCGGTATGACAGGCAACATCGCCGCGAACTGTACGCTGATCAGCGCCGATGGCGATGACTGGCTGCTGCACCTGGACCCAGGCCAGGGTGCGTTGTTCAACAGCACCCAGCAACGCCGACTCAACGAGGCGCTCAACCAGCATCTGGGGCGTACGCTACGCCTGCAGATCGAGCTGATCCGCCCCGAGCAGGAAACCCCCGCGCAGGCCGCCGCGCGCAAGCGCGCCGAGCGCCAGCACGACGCGGAGCTGTCGATCGAGCAGGACCCGCTCATCCAGCAGATGATCAAGCAGTTCGGCGCCAGGGTGCGGCACGATACAATCGAACCTGTAGACGCGGCCCTGGCAACCCCGGGGCAGTGA
- a CDS encoding IS3 family transposase (programmed frameshift) → MEAVKQVTEKGKPVAEVAQRLGMSVHSPYAWIKVYSKPQEQRQQDNDQQAELRKLRAELKRVTEERDNLKEGRRVLCQGVRLKYAFINKHSTDYPVRRLCQTLKVHPSGYYAWLAEPQSARAKEDQRLLGLIKQAWLESGGVYGYRKIHDDLRELGEICGRNRVGRLMQAEGLRSQTGYRRRPGFYGGKPTVASPNHLARQFKVCEPNKVWVTDITYIRTYEGWLYLAVVLDLISRQVIGWSMKPRMSSDLAIDAMLMAVWRRKPQQQVMIHSDQGSQFSSSDWQSFLKANNVISSMSRRGNCYDNAVAESFFQLLKRERIRRKIYATRDEARSDLFDYIEMFYNPKRRHSSAMQLSPVEYEKRYFLSLESV, encoded by the exons ATCGAAGCGGTCAAGCAAGTGACCGAAAAAGGCAAACCTGTCGCCGAGGTCGCCCAGCGCCTGGGCATGTCCGTGCACAGCCCTTACGCTTGGATCAAGGTCTACAGCAAGCCCCAAGAGCAGCGTCAGCAAGACAATGATCAGCAGGCTGAACTGCGCAAGCTACGCGCTGAACTCAAGCGGGTGACAGAAGAGCGAGACA ATCTTAAAGAAGGCCGCCGCGTACTTTGCCAAGGAGTGCGGCTGAAGTACGCCTTCATCAACAAGCACTCGACGGATTACCCAGTGCGTCGCCTTTGCCAAACCCTCAAGGTGCATCCCAGCGGCTACTACGCTTGGTTGGCCGAGCCTCAATCTGCCCGAGCCAAAGAAGATCAGCGCCTGCTTGGCTTGATCAAGCAGGCCTGGTTAGAAAGCGGCGGCGTGTATGGCTACCGCAAGATTCACGATGACCTGCGAGAGCTAGGAGAGATTTGTGGGCGAAATCGAGTCGGTCGCTTGATGCAGGCAGAGGGGCTGCGTTCGCAAACGGGCTATCGCCGTCGTCCTGGGTTTTATGGCGGAAAACCAACAGTGGCATCGCCCAACCATCTGGCCCGGCAGTTCAAGGTCTGTGAGCCGAATAAGGTCTGGGTGACCGATATCACCTACATCCGCACCTATGAAGGGTGGCTGTACCTGGCGGTAGTGCTGGATCTTATCTCTCGCCAAGTCATTGGTTGGTCAATGAAGCCCAGGATGAGCAGCGACCTGGCCATCGACGCCATGCTGATGGCCGTGTGGCGACGCAAGCCACAGCAGCAAGTGATGATTCACTCAGACCAAGGCAGTCAGTTCAGTAGCTCAGATTGGCAAAGCTTCCTGAAGGCCAACAATGTGATCAGCAGCATGAGCCGACGGGGAAACTGCTACGACAATGCCGTAGCCGAGAGCTTTTTCCAGCTTTTGAAACGGGAGCGAATCCGACGGAAGATCTACGCAACGCGTGACGAAGCCCGAAGTGATCTTTTCGATTACATCGAGATGTTCTATAACCCCAAGCGTCGACACAGCAGTGCTATGCAGCTGTCTCCAGTAGAGTATGAGAAACGCTATTTCCTGAGCTTGGAGAGTGTCTAG
- a CDS encoding ion transporter — protein sequence MDTPSSLRERLYVIVFQTDTVAGRRFDKILLLIILASLVTVILDSIDDVHRNYSGLLAGIEWAFTAIFLAEYLTRLYCSPKPLRYAFSFYGLVDLLAIVPGIIALYYSDAQYLLIIRVIRMLRIFRVLKLSPYLKQAHYLLEALRGSKQKIIVFLVSVSTLVTVFGTLMYVIEGPEHGFTSIPKGIYWAIVTLTTVGFGDIVPKTPLGQVLSSLVMIIGYSIIAVPTGIFTAELANAMRGEQLRHDCPTCAKKTHEPTAAFCSRCGNALFPKAATKQA from the coding sequence ATGGACACCCCTTCGAGCCTGCGCGAGCGGCTCTATGTGATCGTCTTCCAGACCGACACCGTCGCTGGAAGACGCTTTGACAAGATCCTTCTGCTGATCATCCTGGCCAGCCTGGTCACCGTCATCCTCGACAGCATCGACGATGTGCACCGCAATTATTCCGGCCTGCTGGCCGGCATCGAGTGGGCCTTCACGGCGATCTTCCTCGCCGAGTACCTCACCCGCCTGTACTGCTCGCCAAAGCCGCTGCGCTACGCGTTCAGCTTCTACGGCCTGGTCGACCTGCTGGCCATCGTGCCGGGGATCATCGCCCTGTACTACAGCGACGCCCAGTACCTGCTGATCATTCGGGTGATCCGCATGCTGCGGATCTTCCGCGTGCTCAAGCTCAGCCCCTACCTCAAGCAGGCGCACTATCTGCTCGAGGCGTTGCGCGGCAGCAAACAGAAGATCATCGTGTTCCTGGTCAGCGTTTCGACCCTGGTCACCGTGTTCGGTACGCTGATGTACGTGATCGAAGGGCCCGAGCACGGCTTTACCAGCATTCCCAAGGGCATCTACTGGGCCATCGTTACCCTGACCACGGTCGGCTTCGGCGACATCGTGCCCAAGACGCCGTTGGGCCAGGTACTGTCATCGCTGGTGATGATCATCGGCTACTCGATCATCGCCGTGCCCACCGGGATCTTCACTGCCGAGCTGGCCAACGCCATGCGTGGCGAACAGTTGCGCCACGATTGCCCGACCTGCGCCAAGAAAACCCATGAGCCGACGGCAGCATTCTGTTCGCGCTGTGGCAATGCGCTGTTTCCCAAGGCAGCGACCAAGCAGGCATAA
- the pyk gene encoding pyruvate kinase: MTPDKKVKILATLGPAINGIDDIRQLVEAGVNIFRLNFSHGEHADHALRYQWIREVEQQLNYPLGILMDLQGPKLRVGRFAEGKVQLQRGQALRLDLDKAPGDSRRVNLPHPEIIAALEPGMDLLLDDGKLRLRVTAKHADAIDTEVLAGGELSDRKGVNVPQAVLDLSPLTEKDRRDLAFGLELGVDWVALSFVQRPEDIVEARQLIGERAYLMAKIEKPSAVEQLQAIAELSDAIMVARGDLGVEVPAESVPQIQKRIISTCRQLGKPVVVATQMLESMRFSPAPTRAEVTDVANAVAEGADAVMLSAETASGDYPLEAVQMMSKIIRQVENGPDYQAQLDVGRPKAEATVSDAISCAIRRISGILPVAVLVNYSESGASTLRAARERPRAPILNLTPNLKTARRLSVTWGVHSVVNDRLRQVDEICSTALEIAQAQGMASRGDTLLITAGVPFGQPGSTNTLRIETLI, translated from the coding sequence ATGACGCCCGATAAAAAAGTGAAAATCCTCGCCACCCTGGGGCCGGCGATCAACGGCATCGATGACATCCGCCAACTGGTCGAAGCCGGAGTGAATATCTTCCGCCTCAACTTCAGCCACGGCGAACACGCCGATCACGCCCTGCGCTACCAGTGGATCCGCGAGGTCGAGCAGCAACTGAACTACCCGCTGGGCATCCTCATGGACCTGCAGGGGCCGAAACTGCGTGTCGGCCGTTTCGCCGAAGGCAAGGTGCAGTTGCAGCGTGGCCAGGCCCTGCGCCTGGACCTGGACAAGGCCCCCGGCGACAGCCGCCGGGTCAACCTGCCGCACCCGGAAATCATCGCCGCGCTGGAGCCCGGCATGGACCTGCTGCTCGACGATGGCAAGCTGCGCCTGCGGGTCACCGCCAAGCATGCCGACGCCATCGACACCGAAGTGCTGGCCGGCGGCGAGCTGTCCGACCGCAAGGGCGTCAACGTCCCTCAAGCTGTGCTGGACCTCTCCCCGCTCACCGAGAAAGACCGCCGCGACCTGGCCTTCGGCCTGGAACTGGGCGTGGACTGGGTGGCGCTGTCGTTCGTCCAGCGCCCAGAAGACATCGTCGAGGCGCGCCAGTTGATCGGCGAACGTGCCTACCTGATGGCCAAGATCGAGAAGCCCTCGGCGGTCGAGCAACTGCAGGCCATCGCCGAGCTGTCCGATGCGATCATGGTCGCCCGTGGCGACCTGGGCGTGGAAGTGCCGGCTGAAAGCGTGCCGCAGATCCAGAAGCGCATCATCAGTACCTGCCGCCAACTGGGCAAGCCGGTGGTGGTGGCGACGCAGATGCTTGAGTCGATGCGCTTCTCGCCTGCTCCGACCCGCGCCGAGGTCACCGACGTGGCCAATGCCGTGGCCGAAGGCGCCGACGCGGTGATGCTGTCGGCCGAGACCGCCTCCGGCGACTACCCACTGGAGGCGGTGCAGATGATGAGCAAGATCATCCGCCAGGTGGAAAACGGCCCGGACTACCAGGCCCAGCTCGACGTCGGCCGTCCCAAGGCCGAGGCCACGGTTTCGGACGCCATCAGCTGCGCGATTCGGCGCATCAGCGGCATCCTGCCGGTGGCGGTGCTGGTCAACTACAGCGAGTCAGGGGCCTCGACCTTGCGCGCCGCCCGCGAGCGGCCACGGGCCCCCATCCTCAACCTGACGCCGAACCTCAAGACCGCGCGCCGACTCAGCGTCACCTGGGGTGTGCATTCGGTGGTCAACGACCGCCTGCGTCAGGTCGATGAGATCTGCTCGACTGCGCTGGAGATCGCCCAGGCACAAGGCATGGCCAGCCGTGGCGACACCCTGCTGATCACCGCGGGGGTGCCGTTCGGCCAGCCGGGGAGCACCAATACCTTGCGGATCGAGACCTTGATCTGA
- a CDS encoding YbaB/EbfC family nucleoid-associated protein — protein sequence MMKGGMAGLMKQAQQMQEKMAKMQEELANAEVTGQSGAGLVSVVMTGRHDVKRVNIDASLMSTDPDDKEVLEDLIAAALNDAVRKVEQNSQDKMGSMTAGMQLPPGFKMPF from the coding sequence ATGATGAAAGGTGGCATGGCCGGCCTGATGAAGCAGGCTCAGCAGATGCAGGAAAAAATGGCCAAGATGCAGGAAGAGCTGGCCAATGCAGAAGTCACCGGCCAGTCCGGTGCAGGTCTGGTCAGCGTGGTGATGACCGGTCGTCATGACGTCAAGCGCGTCAACATCGACGCCAGCCTGATGTCGACCGATCCGGACGACAAGGAAGTGCTCGAGGACTTGATCGCCGCGGCACTCAACGACGCCGTGCGCAAGGTCGAGCAGAACAGCCAGGACAAGATGGGCAGCATGACTGCCGGCATGCAGCTGCCGCCTGGTTTCAAGATGCCGTTCTGA